In Salvelinus alpinus chromosome 30, SLU_Salpinus.1, whole genome shotgun sequence, a single genomic region encodes these proteins:
- the LOC139560584 gene encoding prostaglandin G/H synthase 2-like has protein sequence MNKVICVVLLSNVWIYFCEGVDPCCAQPCENRGLCNSKGFDDYECECTRTGYYGKNCTTPEFLTWIKISLKPAPNTVHYFLTHYKGVWNVINKITFVRNAIMSYVLTSRSHLVDSPPTYNSDYGYKSWEAYSNLSYYTRTLPPLPKGCPTPMGTAGRAVLPDAKLVVEKVMLRKRFIPDPQGSNLMFAFFAQHFTHQFFKSDFKKGPAFTKALGHGVDLHHVYGDTLERQHKLRQFKNGKLKYQVVNGEVYPPLVREVGVEMHYPPHVLEEHRFAVGHELFGLVPGLMMYATIWLREHNRVCDVMMQEHPEWDDERIFQTTRLILIGETIKIVIEDYVQHLSGYHFQLKFDPELLFNQRFQYQNRIAAEFNTLYHWHPLMPDTFNIEGRAYTYPQFVFNNSLVTEHGINNLVESFTKQIAGRVAGGRNLPPSVVGVAAKALEHSRDMRYQSLNAYRKRFNMRAYSSFEDLTGEKELAAELESLYGEVDAVELYPGLLVERPRPNSVFGETMIEMGSPYSLKGLLGNPICSPEYWMPSTFGGIVGFDIVNTASLERLVCSNVKGPCPMVSFQVPDFFRVFEQASANASETHPSDVNPGVLLKERTSEL, from the exons ATGAATAAAGTAATCTGCGTTGTTTTGCTCTCTAACGTCTGGATCTATTTCTGCGAAGGAG TGGACCCTTGCTGTGCACAACCATGTGAAAATAGGGGCTTATGTAATTCAAAAGGCTTCGACGACTATGAGTGTGAATGCACAAGAACTGGATATTATGGAAAGAACTGCACAACTC CTGAATTCCTAACATGGATAAAGATATCATTGAAACCAGCCCCGAACACTGTGCACTACTTCCTTACACACTACAAAGGGGTGTGGAATGTCATCAACAAGATCACTTTCGTGAGAAATGCTATCATGAGCTATGTCTTGACAT CCCGCTCACATTTGGTGGACAGCCCACCGACTTACAATTCTGATTATGGCTACAAGAGCTGGGAAGCTTACTCCAACCTGTCTTACTATACACGGACCCTTCCCCCATTGCCAAAGGGCTGTCCTACACCTATGGGAACTGCAG GAAGAGCCGTGCTTCCAGATGCCAAGCTTGTGGTGGAGAAGGTTATGTTGAGGAAGCGGTTCATTCCGGATCCTCAGGGTTCAAATCTTATGTTCGCCTTCTTCGCCCAGCACTTCACCCACCAGTTCTTCAAATCAGACTTCAAGAAAGGACCAGCTTTCACCAAAGCCTTGGGCCATGGC GTGGACTTACACCATGTCTATGGAGACACTCTGGAGAGACAGCACAAGCTGAGGCAGTTCAAGAATGGCAAACTGAAGTATCAGGTTGTGAATGGCGAGGTCTACCCCCCATTGGTAAGGGAGGTTGGGGTCGAGATGCACTATCCACCCCACGTGCTCGAGGAGCACCGCTTCGCTGTGGGCCACGAGCTTTTCGGCCTGGTCCCCGGTCTCATGATGTACGCCACCATCTGGCTGAGAGAGCACAACCGCGTCTGTGACGTCATGATGCAGGAGCATCCCGAATGGGACGACGAACGCATTTTCCAGACCACACGCCTCATCCTAATTG GCGAGACCATAAAGATCGTGATCGAGGACTACGTCCAGCACCTGAGCGGCTACCACTTCCAGCTCAAGTTCGACCCGGAGCTCCTGTTCAACCAGCGCTTCCAGTACCAGAACCGTATTGCAGCTGAGTTCAATACCCTGTACCACTGGCACCCACTAATGCCTGACACCTTCAACATCGAGGGCCGCGCCTACACCTACCCCCAGTTTGTCTTCAACAACTCCCTGGTTACAGAGCACGGCATCAACAACCTGGTGGAGTCCTTCACCAAGCAGATCGCTGGAAGG GTGGCTGGTGGACGTAACCTGCCTCCTTCAGTAGTGGGCGTGGCAGCTAAGGCCCTGGAGCACAGCAGAGACATGCGTTACCAGTCCCTCAACGCCTACAGGAAACGCTTCAACATGAGGGCCTACTCCTCTTTCGAGGATctcacag gagagaaagagctgGCTGCGGAGCTGGAGAGTCTATATGGGGAAGTGGATGCTGTAGAGCTGTACCCAGGCCTTCTGGTGGAGCGCCCCAGACCTAACTCTGTCTTCGGGGAGACTATGATCGAAATGGGCTCCCCCTATTCCCTGAAAGGTCTCCTGGGAAACCCCATTTGCTCGCCGGAATACTGGATGCCCAGCACGTTCGGAGGGATTGTGGGCTTTGACATCGTCAACACTGCTTCATTGGAGAGGCTGGTGTGCAGCAATGTCAAAGGTCCTTGTCCTATGGTGTCTTTTCAAGTGCCAGATTTTTTTAGAGTGTTTGAGCAGGCGTCAGCCAACGCAAGCGAGACACACCCGAGTGACGTGAACCCAGGTGTTCTGCTGAAAGAAAGGACTTCAGAGCTTTAA